GCAATCGAGCTTGAATGTTCTGTGGAGCAGATTGTTGAAGCTATAGAGGCTAGCCAGGTATATTCTCCTAAATCTCTCGATATAAGTTATGACAATCATGGAGATGACAAGGACATACAATTGATTGACATAATAGGAAGAGAGGACAAGATTTTCGGAATCATAGAAAACAGGGAATTCATTGTCAAGTGTATGGAAAAATTTAATGAGGTTGAAGTTAAAATAGTCGAAGATAGATTTTTCAGGAACCGAACACAGATACAAGTGGCTTCAGATCTTGGGGTTTCACAGATGACTATATCCAGAATGGAAAAAAAAATCATTCGAAAGTTTCGAAAAGAATTCGACAAACTCAAAGAAATATAAAAGCGCCGAAGGAAAATCCTTCGACGCTTTTTTGTCGGAGTATAGTTCTTTAATGGACTATAGAACAAAACCCATTTTTTTCTTGGCTCTTTCTACAACCCCATCGGCTATGAATGCTGCCTTTTCGGCTCCGCTCTTCATTGCCTTTTCGACTTCTCCCGATTTGCGTATTTCTTCATATTGCTTTTGTATTGGAGAAAGCGAGTCTGCAATAATTTCCACCAAATCTTTTTTAAAGGTTCCATAACCTGCATTTGCGTAGGTTTTTTCGATTTCTTTTATTGATTGCCCGCTCATGACTGAATGTATTGTCATAAGATTACTTATGCCTTTTTTTTCTTCCCAGTCATACCTTACTTCGGAATCACTATCGGTAACAGCCTTCATTATGCTTTTTTTAATTTTAGAAGGTGTATCGAGTAGATTGATTTTGCTGTAGGGATTGGAGTTGCTCTTGCTCATTTTCTTTTCTGGATCGTCAAGCGCCATTATGCGGGCTCCCTCAGAAATATTTGCGATAAGGGGCTCGGGAACAACAAAGGTTTCACCGAAACGCGTATTGAAACGCTCGGCTATGTTCCTTGTGAATTCAAGATGCTGTTTTTGGTCGTTCCCGACGGGGACATAATTCGTATCGTATAAAAGAATGTCTGCCGCCATAAGTGCAGGGTAGGTGTAAAGCCCAACAGAAACAGTTTCCTTTCCTTGGCTTTTTTCCTTGAACTGCGTCATTCTATTCAATTCGCCTGTATAGGTCACACATTGAAGGAGCCAGGCAAGCTCGCTGTGAGCCCTAACCTGTGATTGCAGAAACAATATGATCCGGTTTGGGTCCAGACCTACGGCCATAAATAGAGCGGCCAGTTTTAGGGAGTTTTCTTTAAGAGCTGCCGGTTCCTGTGGAACGGTTATGGAATGCAAATCAACAATACTGTAGACACAGTCCATTTCATCCTGCAGTTCCACAAATCTGCGGATGGCTCCTAAATAATTTCCCAAGTGAAGTTCCGATGTTGGCTGAACGCCTGAAAAAACTCTTTTCATAAGAAATACCTCCAAAATTTTTTGCTCCTTGTGCATATTCAATAGTATAGTACAGTGTGCCATTAAAAACAATACTGCTGGAGGCCTTGCCTAAAAGAAAAAACACATAGTTGTAAAAAAATGCATTGGGAACACAAAAAGAACGCATATGCTCCAAATGCTTGAAAACACAACATAAAAATATTTTTATACATGTATAAAAATTTTATCGTATTGACAAAAACCCGTAGTAAAATTAAAATTATAGTAGTATTTTTACGTAGTTTCAAAGAAATGTTAGTAAAAAAGGCATCAAAAAAAACGAACCGAAAGAGAGGGCGTTGTATGAAAAGGAAATTAGCTTTATTTTTGGCATTAATCATGGTTTTCTCGGTATTTGCTTTTGGATGTGCGAAGACTGAAGAAACGCCGGAAGAAGTGGCAGCAGAAGAAGAAGAAACGGATGTTGTCAAGATTGGTGTATTTGAGCCAATGACAGGTGCAAACGCAGCTGGAGGAGAACTTGAAATTGAAGGTCTGAAGCTTGCGAATAAACTATATCCGGAAGTTCTCGGCAAAAAAGTTGAACTTGTTATTGTGGATAACAAGTCCGACAAGGTTGAAGCTGCCACTGCGGTAAGAAGACTCGTCGACAAAGAAAAAGTTTCAATCGTACTCGGCTCATGGGGAAGCTCGTTCTCAATGGCTGCCGGTCCGGTTGTAAAAGAGGCACAGGTTGCAGCTATCGGAACTTCCTGCACGAATCCCCTTGTAACACTTGGAAATGAATTCTATTTCAGGGTTTGCTTCATAGACTCATTCCAAGGCGTTGTTATGGCAAGATACGCATATGAGGAAGCCGGAGTTAAAAAAATCGCAATTCTTCAAGAGATTTCAAATGACTATTCGGTAGCCCTTGCTAAATTCTTCACAGACGAAATGGTTAGGCTTACGGGCGATGAAGATGCAATAATTTCAGTGTCTAGTTACAATACGGGCGACCAAGACTTTACAGCTCAATTAACAAACATTAAAAATTCGGACGCAGAGGCCATTTTCGCACCGGGCAACTTCATCGAATCGGCACTTATCATGAAGCAGGCTAAAGAATTAGGAATGGATCTTCCTTTACTCGGAGCGGATACTTGGGAAACACCTGAGGTTATCGATATTGCAAAAGAAGCAGCTGAAGGAGCAGTTTTCTCTACCTTCTTTGATTCAGAGGTTCCATTGACAGAAGAAACAACTACTTTCCTTGAAGCATACAGAGCAGAGTATGGCGCAGACGCTGAGCCTGCTGCAGTAACAGCGCTTGCATATGACGCTTACCTGGTAGCTCTTGATGCAATGGAAAGAGCAGGAACAACAACAGACACTGTTGCTATAAGGGATGCTGTAGCAGCTACAAGCATGTTCCCGGGCGCAGCAGGAATCATTTCTCTTGATGAAAATGGAGATGCTGTCAAGTCTGCAATAATCAAGGTTATAGAAGACGGTAAATTCAAATATAAAGCCACTGTCGAACCTTTCTAAGAAAAGATAATTTAACAAACAATATGTAGGCTTCCCGTGCGGGAAGTCTACACTATTGTTATAAAAGACTTTGCCGCAGTAAATGGACAAAGCGTTAAAATGCGATGTTTGGGGGAAAACAAATGAGTATTCAGACATTTATGCAGCATATGGTAAACGGGATTTCCCTTGGGAGCCTATATGCTCTGTTGGCCATAGGATATACCATGGTTTACGGTATACTTAGGTTGATAAATTTTGCCCATGGCGATATTTTCATGATTGGGACTTATATAGCTTTTTACGGAATGACGGCATTCTTACTGCCTTGGTGGGCGGCTTTTATATTGGCACTTGTATTAACGGCTGCTTTTGGGATAGCTTTGGAACGCTTGGCATACAGGCCTCTTAGACGTTCTCCTAGAATTTCCATCATGATTTCTGCAATAGGGGCCTCATTTCTTATTGAAAACCTTGCAATAGTATTGTTTGGAGGAAGACCGAAAGCTTTTCCTATTGCTCCCGTGTTTGCTAAAATTTTTAAGTTCGGGGGAGTATCTGTTGTATCGATTCAGTTGATTATACCTGTAGTAACATTGATTTTCCTGGCTATATTAGTATATATTGTCAATCACACCAAGACAGGCATGGCAATGCGTGCCGTTTCAAAAGACTATGAAGCGGCAAGGCTCATGGGGATTGACGTTGACATAATCATCACCTTCACTTTTGGCATGGGATCACTTCTGGCCGCCGTAGGAGGGGTTCTTTGGGTACTTAAGTATCCGCAACTCACTCCCTTGATGGGGATGATGCCGGGGCTTAAATGCTTCATTGCGGCTGTTGTAGGCGGCATAGGAAGCATCAAGGGCGCAGTTGTCGGCGGATTCATACTAGGACTCGGGGAAATTATGATTGTTGCTTTGCTGCCATCGCTGACCGGATTTCGGGATGCGTTTGCCTTTGTTCTTTTGATTGTCATCCTGTTGGTCAAGCCGTCCGGTTTGATGGGAAAAACAACGACGGAGAAGGTGTAGACGATGAAAAAAAACAAAAAGAAAAACATAATGACATTGATAGCCTTGCTTTTATTTATAGGCTTTCTTGCAATAGCCGACAGAATTTTTGATTCCTATCAAATGAGAATAATTAATCTTGCTGGCATATATGTAACGCTGGGACTTGGTTTGAATCTGATTAATGGATTCACTGGACTGTTTTCATTGGGGCATGCGGGGTTTATGGCCGTAGGCGCCTATACTTCCGCGATTTTAACCATGTCTCCTGAACTTAAAGAAATGAATTTTTTCCTTAAGCCAATAATGCCTTTTCTAGCAAATGTCGAATGGCCATTTTTTCCAGCACTAATTATGGCGGGCCTTATGGCGGCGATTGTGGGGGCCTTGATTGGAGCTCCGGTGCTCAGACTCAATGACGACTATCTTGCGATTGCGACACTTGGATTCGCTGAAATCATTAGGGTTATATTCACAAACACACAAACCTTGACAAATGGAGCGCTGGGACTCAAGGGGTTGCCGTCTTTCAACAATTCTTTCCCATATTCATTTGTCTATTGGAGTTGGGGAACCGCCGTTGTCATGATAATAGGCATGGTTCTATTGATAAAAAGCAGTTACGGACGGGCGTTCAAGGCAATCCGTGAAAATGAAATTGCTGCGGAGGCCATGGGAATAAGCCTTTTTAAACACAAGATGATGGCCTTCGTCATTGGGTCATTCATGGCAGGAATGGGAGGAGCGCTCCTAGGGCATCTAGTGGGGACAATAGATCCATTGATGTTTAGATTCCTGATGACTTTCAATATTGTGTTGATTGTAGTTTTAGGAGGCATAGGGAGCATTACGGGAACAGTTATCGGTGCTGTTGTTGTAACGGTTATGCTAGAAGTATTGAGGGTTCTTGATGGAGCCATGGACTTTGGATTCATTCAAATTCAGGGAATTCCCGGTCTGCGGATGGTTGTATTCTCTGCTCTTCTCATGATTGTAATTATCTTCTATCAAAGGGGACTCATGGGGACAAACGAATTTCGCTGGGAATGGGTAACCAGTCCTAAAAAGACCTTAACAAACGCTTGGAATAATAGAAAAGCCTAGATGAAAAGGAAGTGGAAAAGTGACTGTTCTGAAGACAGATAACATTACCATGAGATTCGGCGGATTGACGGCGGTCTCTAATTTTAACCTGGAAATGAATGAAGGTGAAATTGTCGGCTTGATCGGTCCTAATGGAGCCGGTAAAACGACTTGCTTCAATATGATTACCGGCGTATATAAGCCTACCGAGGGTAAAATTCTATGCTTGGATTCTGATATAACGGGACGAAAACCTCACGAGATAACTAAGATCGGCATAGCGAGGACCTTCCAAAACATAAGATTGTTTGAAGACTTGTCTGTTTTGGACAACGTTATGGTTGCGGGACATATGCGCCTTGAATCCAACCTGTTTTCTTCGATAATAAGGACCCCGGACTATGTTAAAAAGGAAAAGGCCATGTATGAGAAATCAATGAATCTGCTTAAGGAAGTGGGATTGGAAAAAGAAGCCGAGGAAGTATCGACATCGCTTCCTTACGGAAAGCAAAGGCGGCTTGAAATTGCAAGAGCCTTGGCTACCGAACCCAAAATATTGCTTCTCGATGAGCCGGCGGCAGGCATGAATCCCCAAGAATCATTGGAACTGATGGACTTCATACATGATGTAAGAGATCGTTTCAATGTATCCATACTGATGATTGAACACCATATGCAGGTCATCATGGGCGTATGTGAAAAAATTTATGTTTTGGACTACGGAGTAACTATAGCCCAAGGAAATCCTCGTGAGATTCAAAACAACAAAAAGGTCAT
This Peptostreptococcaceae bacterium DNA region includes the following protein-coding sequences:
- the trpS gene encoding tryptophan--tRNA ligase, whose amino-acid sequence is MKRVFSGVQPTSELHLGNYLGAIRRFVELQDEMDCVYSIVDLHSITVPQEPAALKENSLKLAALFMAVGLDPNRIILFLQSQVRAHSELAWLLQCVTYTGELNRMTQFKEKSQGKETVSVGLYTYPALMAADILLYDTNYVPVGNDQKQHLEFTRNIAERFNTRFGETFVVPEPLIANISEGARIMALDDPEKKMSKSNSNPYSKINLLDTPSKIKKSIMKAVTDSDSEVRYDWEEKKGISNLMTIHSVMSGQSIKEIEKTYANAGYGTFKKDLVEIIADSLSPIQKQYEEIRKSGEVEKAMKSGAEKAAFIADGVVERAKKKMGFVL
- a CDS encoding ABC transporter substrate-binding protein; translated protein: MKRKLALFLALIMVFSVFAFGCAKTEETPEEVAAEEEETDVVKIGVFEPMTGANAAGGELEIEGLKLANKLYPEVLGKKVELVIVDNKSDKVEAATAVRRLVDKEKVSIVLGSWGSSFSMAAGPVVKEAQVAAIGTSCTNPLVTLGNEFYFRVCFIDSFQGVVMARYAYEEAGVKKIAILQEISNDYSVALAKFFTDEMVRLTGDEDAIISVSSYNTGDQDFTAQLTNIKNSDAEAIFAPGNFIESALIMKQAKELGMDLPLLGADTWETPEVIDIAKEAAEGAVFSTFFDSEVPLTEETTTFLEAYRAEYGADAEPAAVTALAYDAYLVALDAMERAGTTTDTVAIRDAVAATSMFPGAAGIISLDENGDAVKSAIIKVIEDGKFKYKATVEPF
- a CDS encoding branched-chain amino acid ABC transporter permease; the protein is MSIQTFMQHMVNGISLGSLYALLAIGYTMVYGILRLINFAHGDIFMIGTYIAFYGMTAFLLPWWAAFILALVLTAAFGIALERLAYRPLRRSPRISIMISAIGASFLIENLAIVLFGGRPKAFPIAPVFAKIFKFGGVSVVSIQLIIPVVTLIFLAILVYIVNHTKTGMAMRAVSKDYEAARLMGIDVDIIITFTFGMGSLLAAVGGVLWVLKYPQLTPLMGMMPGLKCFIAAVVGGIGSIKGAVVGGFILGLGEIMIVALLPSLTGFRDAFAFVLLIVILLVKPSGLMGKTTTEKV
- a CDS encoding branched-chain amino acid ABC transporter permease, which gives rise to MKKNKKKNIMTLIALLLFIGFLAIADRIFDSYQMRIINLAGIYVTLGLGLNLINGFTGLFSLGHAGFMAVGAYTSAILTMSPELKEMNFFLKPIMPFLANVEWPFFPALIMAGLMAAIVGALIGAPVLRLNDDYLAIATLGFAEIIRVIFTNTQTLTNGALGLKGLPSFNNSFPYSFVYWSWGTAVVMIIGMVLLIKSSYGRAFKAIRENEIAAEAMGISLFKHKMMAFVIGSFMAGMGGALLGHLVGTIDPLMFRFLMTFNIVLIVVLGGIGSITGTVIGAVVVTVMLEVLRVLDGAMDFGFIQIQGIPGLRMVVFSALLMIVIIFYQRGLMGTNEFRWEWVTSPKKTLTNAWNNRKA
- a CDS encoding ABC transporter ATP-binding protein → MRFGGLTAVSNFNLEMNEGEIVGLIGPNGAGKTTCFNMITGVYKPTEGKILCLDSDITGRKPHEITKIGIARTFQNIRLFEDLSVLDNVMVAGHMRLESNLFSSIIRTPDYVKKEKAMYEKSMNLLKEVGLEKEAEEVSTSLPYGKQRRLEIARALATEPKILLLDEPAAGMNPQESLELMDFIHDVRDRFNVSILMIEHHMQVIMGVCEKIYVLDYGVTIAQGNPREIQNNKKVIEAYLGVDE